From Haloarcula hispanica ATCC 33960, the proteins below share one genomic window:
- a CDS encoding NAD(P)H-binding protein, producing the protein MHVLVTGATGFVGGHLAPALLAAGHSVRVLVRDPSEYAPPDGVDVATGDLLDAGSFDAALAGIDVAYYLIHSMRAGTDYAERDRRAARNFRRAADAAGVDRVVYLGGLGEDDETLSEHLRSRREVEFLLKEGEYDLTTFRAAIIIGAGSASFRMIRELTTRLPVLVTPRWVRTDCHPIAIDDVIAYLVDVLDTPETAGETYEIGGPEVLTYAEILRRTGRIMGTGEPKIVPIPVLTPKLSAYWVGLLTDVPSSVARPLIHGLKTPVVADTEAAQAQFAVDLTPFADAVRLALSEPRSRETAQAAAATGGAGR; encoded by the coding sequence ATGCACGTCCTCGTGACCGGTGCGACGGGGTTCGTCGGGGGCCACCTCGCCCCGGCGCTCCTCGCGGCCGGCCACAGCGTCCGCGTGCTCGTTCGCGACCCGAGCGAGTACGCCCCGCCCGACGGCGTCGACGTGGCGACAGGCGACCTGCTCGACGCGGGCAGTTTCGACGCCGCCCTCGCCGGAATCGACGTCGCGTACTACCTCATCCATTCGATGCGTGCCGGGACCGACTACGCCGAGCGGGACCGGCGCGCTGCGCGGAACTTCCGTCGGGCGGCCGACGCGGCCGGCGTCGACCGAGTCGTCTACCTCGGCGGCCTCGGCGAGGACGACGAGACGCTGTCCGAGCACCTCCGGTCGCGCCGCGAAGTCGAGTTCCTCCTCAAGGAGGGCGAGTACGACCTGACGACGTTCCGGGCGGCCATCATCATCGGCGCGGGCTCGGCCAGCTTTCGGATGATACGCGAGCTAACGACGCGGCTGCCGGTGCTGGTCACGCCGCGTTGGGTGCGCACGGACTGTCATCCCATCGCTATCGACGACGTCATCGCGTATCTGGTCGATGTGCTCGACACGCCGGAGACGGCCGGCGAGACCTACGAGATTGGCGGCCCGGAGGTGTTGACCTACGCGGAGATACTGCGGCGGACAGGGCGAATCATGGGCACGGGCGAGCCGAAAATCGTGCCAATACCGGTGCTGACGCCGAAGCTGTCTGCGTACTGGGTCGGTCTACTGACCGACGTGCCATCGAGCGTCGCCCGGCCACTCATCCACGGACTGAAGACGCCAGTGGTCGCGGACACCGAGGCCGCTCAGGCACAGTTCGCCGTCGACCTGACGCCGTTCGCGGACGCGGTCAGGCTGGCCCTCAGTGAACCGCGGAGTCGCGAAACGGCGCAGGCGGCCGCGGCCACGGGTGGTGCAGGCAGATGA
- a CDS encoding SDR family oxidoreductase has protein sequence MQILVTGGAGFIGGHLAQRFAADSHDVVVLDNRDPFYDLDIKQHNIEAGQAAARNSDGSYEFIEGDVRDAELVTDLVADADYVYHQAAQAGVRPSVQNPRKYDEVNVDGTLNLLDACRDEGIERFVMASSSSVYGKPEYLPYDEQHPTTPVSPYGASKLAAERYACAYSEVYDLPAVALRYFTVYGPRMRPNMAISNFVSRCHNGEPPVIYGDGTQTRDFTYIEDVIDANMTLLHEDAADGKAVNIGSTDNIEIKTLATEIRDQIDPDLDLVYEERHDADAEHTHAATDRAEELLGYDPDHTIREGVAKFIDWYRDNRDWYEPLVRQS, from the coding sequence ATGCAAATACTGGTCACAGGGGGTGCCGGGTTCATCGGCGGCCACCTGGCACAGCGGTTCGCCGCCGACAGCCACGATGTGGTCGTATTGGACAACCGCGACCCGTTCTACGATCTGGATATCAAGCAACACAACATCGAAGCTGGACAGGCGGCCGCCCGGAACAGCGACGGGAGCTACGAGTTCATCGAGGGCGACGTGCGTGACGCGGAGCTAGTGACGGACCTCGTCGCCGACGCCGACTACGTCTACCACCAGGCCGCCCAGGCCGGCGTCCGCCCGAGCGTCCAGAACCCCCGCAAATACGACGAGGTCAACGTCGACGGCACGCTGAACCTCCTCGACGCCTGCCGCGACGAGGGCATCGAGCGGTTCGTGATGGCGTCCTCCTCCTCCGTTTATGGCAAGCCAGAGTACCTGCCCTACGACGAGCAACACCCCACGACGCCCGTCTCACCCTACGGCGCGTCGAAGCTCGCCGCCGAGCGCTACGCCTGCGCCTACAGCGAGGTGTACGACCTGCCCGCCGTCGCGTTGCGATATTTCACCGTCTACGGCCCGCGGATGCGCCCGAACATGGCCATCTCGAATTTCGTCTCCCGGTGTCACAACGGCGAGCCGCCGGTCATCTACGGCGACGGCACGCAGACCCGCGATTTCACCTACATCGAAGACGTCATCGACGCAAACATGACGCTGCTTCACGAGGACGCCGCCGACGGCAAGGCCGTGAACATCGGCTCGACGGACAACATCGAGATCAAGACGCTCGCGACGGAGATCCGGGACCAGATCGACCCGGATCTCGACCTGGTCTACGAGGAACGCCACGACGCCGACGCCGAACACACCCACGCCGCGACCGACCGCGCCGAGGAACTGCTCGGCTACGACCCGGACCACACCATCCGGGAGGGCGTCGCGAAGTTCATCGACTGGTACCGCGACAACCGCGACTGGTACGAGCCGCTCGTTCGACAGTCCTGA
- a CDS encoding DUF7561 family protein — protein MASRACDGCDTNVSIAGGIANIWSQESRPTEGIVLELGDDTEHFLCYDCIDQLPDDREVTAADVAAL, from the coding sequence ATGGCCTCTAGAGCCTGCGACGGGTGCGATACGAACGTTTCGATAGCCGGCGGTATCGCCAACATCTGGTCGCAGGAGTCCAGACCGACCGAGGGCATCGTCCTCGAACTCGGCGACGACACCGAGCATTTCCTCTGTTACGACTGCATCGACCAGCTTCCCGACGACCGCGAGGTGACGGCGGCGGACGTGGCCGCCCTCTAA
- a CDS encoding CPBP family intramembrane glutamic endopeptidase, with protein sequence MPPKSPEQRDSRTTPSVVERTVSRLVWPIWNSADGRLRAPLRAVLPAVLSFLALAALQSVVRARFTHPIREPLEAAGIGAVLVATVFVSARVLDRRPVGEYGLSLDRHWWRSFAVGGAIATVINAGALAVAVGVGWATVVGVAEGAGDLPFLPAMAVVFTYVALASAWEEIVFRGAMLKNLAEGADGPVPRWAAVGVAVLASSLVFAFLHGGKVDHPSQYGYYLLAGLVLSGAYVLTGDLALPIGFHAWYNFTQSAVFGLGHSQRTPELIAVDIVGPARWVGEEGIVYSLFVVVGGLLLLTFLRWRDGRLGIDERVTRWTPGFERET encoded by the coding sequence ATGCCACCGAAGTCACCGGAGCAAAGAGACAGCCGGACGACCCCGAGCGTCGTCGAGCGGACTGTCTCTCGCCTCGTCTGGCCGATCTGGAACAGCGCGGACGGCAGGCTCAGAGCGCCACTGCGTGCGGTTCTCCCGGCGGTACTGTCGTTTCTCGCCCTCGCGGCGCTACAGAGCGTCGTTCGGGCCCGATTCACGCACCCCATCCGAGAACCGCTCGAAGCGGCCGGGATCGGGGCAGTCCTCGTCGCCACGGTGTTCGTCAGCGCGCGGGTCCTCGACCGCCGACCTGTCGGCGAGTACGGCCTGTCGCTCGACCGTCACTGGTGGCGGTCATTCGCCGTCGGCGGGGCGATAGCGACCGTGATCAATGCCGGCGCGCTCGCCGTCGCAGTCGGCGTGGGCTGGGCCACTGTCGTCGGCGTCGCGGAGGGAGCCGGCGATCTCCCGTTTCTGCCGGCGATGGCCGTCGTCTTCACCTACGTCGCCCTCGCGTCGGCGTGGGAGGAGATCGTCTTCCGCGGGGCGATGCTGAAGAACCTCGCCGAAGGGGCCGACGGGCCCGTCCCGCGGTGGGCCGCGGTCGGCGTGGCGGTGCTCGCGAGTTCGCTCGTCTTCGCCTTCCTGCACGGCGGGAAGGTCGACCACCCGAGCCAGTACGGCTATTACCTGCTCGCCGGACTGGTCCTGAGCGGCGCGTACGTCCTCACCGGCGACCTCGCCCTCCCGATCGGCTTTCACGCCTGGTACAATTTCACCCAGAGCGCGGTGTTCGGTCTCGGCCACTCACAACGGACGCCCGAGCTAATCGCAGTCGATATCGTCGGCCCCGCACGCTGGGTGGGCGAAGAAGGGATCGTCTACTCGCTCTTCGTGGTCGTCGGCGGCCTCCTGCTACTGACGTTTCTCCGCTGGCGCGACGGCCGCCTTGGAATCGACGAGCGCGTGACGCGGTGGACGCCCGGATTCGAACGGGAGACGTGA